The genomic region TACAGCCGGGATACCTCAAAAGCAAATGATACCGGAGGGGTATATAAGAAGCTTTTTCCTTTACCTCAGAAATCCATTGGTGGCTCACCTCCTTCGGGACAGGCTAGGGAATCCACAGGTAACGATTCCTTTTTCCCTGTACCTTTTGTCCGAAACTCAAGATGCTGGCAGCGGATAAAATGTTTCCTCGCAGTATTGCCATCCTTTGTCTGCCATATGTCGAGCCTCAGTTCTCCCACAGCCCGTATGGCATCTCCCTTTGAAAGATATCGCTGGCAATTTTCGGCGGTACCATTCCATACCTGAATATCAACATAGGTAGCTTCCCGCATCTCTTCACCATTTTTTCCTCTGAAAGAACGGTTTATGGCAATCGGCAGGATACACACCTTGTTTTCCGTACCGACAGCTTTCATTTCGGGATCACGGGTCAGGCGTCCTTCCACCAAGCAGGAATTCAAATCATTGTACATGGTTTTCTCCTTATAAAGCAGCATGGCAAAAGAACCAAAACTTTTTTGATTTTCCTGCTGCTTTATAACCTACTAATAGGTTTCTTTGCTATTTATGTTGATTTTTTCGTTGTGCATCAGGTTTTTCTTTGCTAAAATTGTCGTAATTAGGAGAAATTGACATGAGTAATCTGACAGTATTGTCACTCGGAGGGTCCATCATAGCTCCGAATACCCCGGATACAGCATTCCTTAAGGAATTCAACACAGCACTCAGAGCTTACCTGAGAGAGAATAGCAGCCATAAACTTATCCTTGTCTGTGGTGGAGGTGGACCTGCAAGAATCTACCAGGAATCATATAGAGAAATAACCAGCAACGCTGAGCCAGATGCCCAGGATTGGATCGGCATACGGGCCACACATCTCAACGGCATGTTGATCCAGGCCATCTTCAGCGACTTATGCAGCAACGACCTGGTGACTGACCCTACTGCACATATCAGCTTTCAAGGACAAGTATTGGTAGCAGCAGGGTGGAAACCTGGATTTTCAACAGATACGGATGCAGTTTTCCTCGCAGAGCGCTTCGGAGGCAAATTGATCGTAAATCTTTCGAACATAGCAAAAGTCTATACTGATGATCCAAGGAAAAACCCTGATGCAACGCCATTGGACTCAATCAGCTGGGAAAATTTCCGTAAAATGGTCGGAGATGAATGGGTTCCTGGCAAAAATTGTCCGTTCGATCCCATTGCAAGTAAGACGGCCCAGAAAGAAAATATGAAAGTCATCTGTGCTGACGGCAGAAATATCAAGAACACGTTGGCAATTCTCAGAGGACAGCCCTTTGAAGGAACAACCATAGGAGATTGAACCTGCAGATGAAGGGCTGTTGCCCTTCATCTAGCAAAAGGAAACCCGGAGGAATCAAACAGTCTCATCAACCCTCTGATGCTTCAATTCAAGAAAAAGAGGATTAGGATCACAGAAGGAAACAGGGAAAGGAACATCTTTCCTGAAATCAGGAATCCATTGGATATCATCACCAAGTTCCTGGATATATCCATCTTCGATACCTGCCTCGTCTGCCATATCAAGCAGACTCGTATATTCTCCTTCACTCATAGGAGGAAAATCAGGATCATCAGGACGTGGAGCTACAAACTGCACCATAAGAGAAAGCTCTGCAACTTTCGATAGACCGGAGTCTACAAAATAGCGCAACACACGGCGAGTCTGCCGCAATGTGCCAGGGAAGACAAGATGTCTGACCAAAAGTCCTGTCGGTGTATCATACGGACCTGTTTCCTTGTATGGCTTGCAGTTTTTCATCAGGAAACCAAAGACATCCTTGATGATATCGGCATACCGGGCAAGGCCGCAGAAACGTGCGGCCACAGTATGGCTGAGCGTCTTCAAATCGATCAGATACAGGTCAACATAAGGATTGATGAGTTGCAGGCCGACCTGCGACTCATACCCACTGGTATTCCATACAATGGGAAGATGCATACCCTTTTTTCGGGCCAGATCCAATGAGGCACAGATTGAAGGGATAAAATGGGTACCGGTTACGAAATTAATATTATTGGCCCCCATACGTTGCAAGGCAAGCATCAGATCGGAAAGTTCCTCAATGGATATTTCAATGCCGACACTAGCGGCAGTACTGGAAGTTTCCCCTGAAATCTGATGGTTCTGGCAAAATGCACAATGCAAGGGGCAACCACAGAAAAAAATCATACCGGAGCCCTTGCGACCAGTAACGGGAGGTTCCTCTCCCCTATGCAAGCCACTCCAGGCTATCCGCATCGCATCACGTTCGCCGCAACGTCCGATTTGTCCTTTGAGCCTGTTGACTCCACATGCATTCGGACAGAGCATACATGCCGCATATGCAGATCCCATACCATATCCTCCATAACCTTGACTCAGATGATAACTATATTTTCCCTTTTATTGAAGCATACTGTTCCCTAAAAACGCAAAAGGGTGGTTGAATCGTATGAAAAGTGTTATTTTATGGACACGGGAAGATAGGAGCAGAAATGATTCGCAACAAAATAAGGAAAAAGGCTGAAGTACAAGCTGAACAGCGATTTATACTTGCCATAGATGGCGGAGGCATGAGAGGTATCGTGCCGGCAGTATTACTCAGCAAACTTGCAGAAAGCCTAAAGGGAAAAGGCGACACGCTACCCTTCTATGCCCATTTTGATCTCATAGCAGGAACTTCAACCGGAGGCCTGCTTGCCTTGGCTTTGGGTGCTCCATCCTCCCTGGTCAATATAAAGGCAGAAGAAGGAAACAATGTATTGATTACATATCCGACAAAACCATTGAGCTGGTGGGCAAAGCTAGCAGGTAAAAAATCCGCACAGCAAAAAGAACCCTTGGTAATAGCACGGGGATGTGATCCTGCCGCATTGGTCGACCTTTATGCTTCCAATGGTCCCAGGATATTTCCAAAACAAAACCGCAGGATATTCGGACAAGTACTTAGAGAAAAATATGACGAGCGGGATCTTGTTTCATTCCTGGATGATACCTTCCGACTTTCCATGATGGAGGATTGCCTGGTCCCGACGATGGTTACGACCTATGATGTACGCAATGGTGAACCATACTGTTTCACATCTTGGAATAACAAAGGTTACTTCATAAAGGAAGCAGCCAGGGCAACCAGTGCTGCACCGACCTACTTTGCGCCATTCGAGATAAAAGACCATGACAGCGGACAAAGAAGAAGTTTTGTCGATGGTGGTATCATTGCGAACAATCCGACTCTGGCAGCTTATGCAGAAGCAAGGAAACTCTATCCGGACTGTACATTATTCCACATTATTTCACTGTCCACGGCAACCATTGAGTTCAAGCTTGACAGCCTCGACCTCGGTGGTGGAGTCATCGGATGGATTGATCCGGCAAAAGGTGCACCGATGCAGAAAATCTATGCTGCGAGCCAAATGCAGCTTGTTGATCAAATCGCCTCCCAGCTTCCGGATGTTACCTACACAAGACTGAATCTGAACATCAGTGCAGATGACAGGATCAAAATGGATGATACTTCTTTTCAAAGCATCGACAAACTTAAGAACTATGGAATATCCATCTTCAACAACCAACAGGAAGAAATTGAGAAATACCTTAACCTTCTGACTGAACGCACAGATTTCTCTCAGGTTCGGCAGCCACAGGTAAATGCCATAGATGATGCAGAATTGCTCAGGAAAAGGAAAGAAGAATCCGACAGATTGAAGCGACTGGAGGACGAACGCAGAAAGGAAGAAGAAAAAAAACAGGAAAATGCCATACAGGAGAATGAAACGAAAACAAATATACCTGTAGCTAAGAGTATTGGAACACATACAGCCAAACCGGGACGTTTTTCATTCTCACACCTGCTACAGAACTTCAAATCCGGAAATAAGGATGCTGGCACAGCCACAGCACTTCCTCTGCCGCCGTCAGATGACAGCAAAAACAAAATAGACAGCCCACAGCAAGCAGAAGCACTGCCTTCGCCCGATTATCAGGAACTACTAAAAAGTTATGGCCTTTCCGATGATGAAGGAGAAAATTGAGCAATGGCAAGCCATCCGAAACAGATTGCCTTGGAAACGACCATGAGGAAGCTCTGTGATGAACTTGATGAATTCCTCGAAGACAATTTCGGTACAATTTATCCGATTCATCCAAACAGGATGCAACGGGGAACAACAGCAAGTCCCTCCTATGACGGTTTGTTTTCAACAGGGACAAGGTTTTCCCTAGGATATGGATCAAAAGCCGGAAGGGGATACCTCGTTGACATTGAAATCAGGACTTTGTCAACAGTGCAGGAAGAAGACAAGAAAAAGATAAGGGGTGCCGCATTTGAAAAAATAAATGACCTCATTCCCAAGTATTTTCCCCAACGTAAAATTAAAATCGTCCAAGAAAATGGCATATTCAAGCTGGTCGGCGATTTTTCACTTGGGAACGTATAGGAATAAGCAAAGCAGCAAACACAGATGCCTGCATAAAAAAGTACCCCCAGGCTTTATCTCTACCCTTGCCTTGGCAGTTCATGAAATGAATCAAATGAGCCCCAGGCCAAGCGGTACAGGGCGCTCGGCATCCTCAAGTGAAAGATACCGGTCAGCCAGATGCAAGGCATGGCTGCCATCCGGAGCATAGATTCCTGACGAGCCTCCTCCGTCGAGATTAACCATCCACTCGGCTCCCAGATTACGGCACAGCAAGACAAATTCAGATAAGGAAACTCCTGCACTAAGCTTACCAGGTTCATAGAACCGCACATTCGTTCCACTGACCCAAAGCACTGCAGGCCTGTCCTTGATGATACCGACAGCCATCCTGGCAGCCCTCCCATGTTCCCATGAAAGCGGATATACCGTAGGAGGAAAAGCCGGTCCCTTGCCGGCAAAGAACGGAGTATCAAAAGTATCATACCCCTTCCCGGCTGCTATAAGGGGTGGTCCTACCTGGATACCAAATACAGTATCTTCAAACCCATGGAACGATACATCTCCTTCAATTTTTCCTTCATCCCGCGGGTAAGAAAGGACAAAGCCTCCC from Spirochaetia bacterium harbors:
- a CDS encoding single-stranded DNA-binding protein — its product is MYNDLNSCLVEGRLTRDPEMKAVGTENKVCILPIAINRSFRGKNGEEMREATYVDIQVWNGTAENCQRYLSKGDAIRAVGELRLDIWQTKDGNTARKHFIRCQHLEFRTKGTGKKESLPVDSLACPEGGEPPMDF
- the pyrH gene encoding UMP kinase, with amino-acid sequence MSNLTVLSLGGSIIAPNTPDTAFLKEFNTALRAYLRENSSHKLILVCGGGGPARIYQESYREITSNAEPDAQDWIGIRATHLNGMLIQAIFSDLCSNDLVTDPTAHISFQGQVLVAAGWKPGFSTDTDAVFLAERFGGKLIVNLSNIAKVYTDDPRKNPDATPLDSISWENFRKMVGDEWVPGKNCPFDPIASKTAQKENMKVICADGRNIKNTLAILRGQPFEGTTIGD
- a CDS encoding radical SAM protein — protein: MGSAYAACMLCPNACGVNRLKGQIGRCGERDAMRIAWSGLHRGEEPPVTGRKGSGMIFFCGCPLHCAFCQNHQISGETSSTAASVGIEISIEELSDLMLALQRMGANNINFVTGTHFIPSICASLDLARKKGMHLPIVWNTSGYESQVGLQLINPYVDLYLIDLKTLSHTVAARFCGLARYADIIKDVFGFLMKNCKPYKETGPYDTPTGLLVRHLVFPGTLRQTRRVLRYFVDSGLSKVAELSLMVQFVAPRPDDPDFPPMSEGEYTSLLDMADEAGIEDGYIQELGDDIQWIPDFRKDVPFPVSFCDPNPLFLELKHQRVDETV
- a CDS encoding patatin-like phospholipase family protein; its protein translation is MIRNKIRKKAEVQAEQRFILAIDGGGMRGIVPAVLLSKLAESLKGKGDTLPFYAHFDLIAGTSTGGLLALALGAPSSLVNIKAEEGNNVLITYPTKPLSWWAKLAGKKSAQQKEPLVIARGCDPAALVDLYASNGPRIFPKQNRRIFGQVLREKYDERDLVSFLDDTFRLSMMEDCLVPTMVTTYDVRNGEPYCFTSWNNKGYFIKEAARATSAAPTYFAPFEIKDHDSGQRRSFVDGGIIANNPTLAAYAEARKLYPDCTLFHIISLSTATIEFKLDSLDLGGGVIGWIDPAKGAPMQKIYAASQMQLVDQIASQLPDVTYTRLNLNISADDRIKMDDTSFQSIDKLKNYGISIFNNQQEEIEKYLNLLTERTDFSQVRQPQVNAIDDAELLRKRKEESDRLKRLEDERRKEEEKKQENAIQENETKTNIPVAKSIGTHTAKPGRFSFSHLLQNFKSGNKDAGTATALPLPPSDDSKNKIDSPQQAEALPSPDYQELLKSYGLSDDEGEN